In a single window of the Micromonospora inositola genome:
- a CDS encoding phage major capsid protein: MARTIQDVMAEHKAAKDKGRRLLDEMDEIVAISDTRDLSPGERERMDRIQRGIDRSIDATNELDDEWRQMIVNAGRPGSRLKAVPGSARDVDTHRSADASHRGHDGGSNEPRFVYTETRRPATVERGRSFGEHELVRAHAEMNAPTEKIVVDGHGSLGNLVRAMTTTSGSAVVPTVWASQIIDRARNVAAVLQAGAQVIPMAAKQVQVGRLTGDPAAAFRAEGSTITASDPTFDNVTLDSKTMSALVVGSLEWFQDAPNVDEVVSDAIARAVALNIDLVALHGSITTGAGTVNLPTPPNPRGVLGALNAVAASSVLGAQANGTPQTALSYWNEIIDTLFTVRGFNEQPTGVLWNAKAAQQYAKAYDSTGQPIAMPTAVAEVPRLITNQIPSYTQGTMANRATDVFAGAWNQLLIGQRLTFTLQTLTERYAENGQVGIVAHWRGDVQPARPRAFSVFKAIQGG; encoded by the coding sequence ATGGCACGCACCATTCAGGACGTGATGGCCGAGCACAAGGCCGCGAAGGACAAGGGTCGTCGCCTGCTCGACGAGATGGACGAGATCGTCGCGATCTCGGACACGCGGGACCTCTCGCCGGGCGAGCGTGAGCGTATGGACCGTATCCAGCGCGGTATCGATCGCTCGATCGACGCGACGAACGAGCTGGACGACGAGTGGCGACAGATGATCGTCAACGCCGGGCGTCCGGGTAGCCGGCTGAAGGCGGTGCCGGGCAGTGCCCGCGACGTCGACACCCACCGATCCGCCGATGCCTCTCACCGGGGCCACGACGGCGGCAGTAACGAGCCCCGATTCGTGTACACCGAGACGCGCCGACCCGCCACGGTGGAGCGTGGACGGTCGTTCGGTGAGCACGAGCTGGTCCGCGCACACGCGGAGATGAACGCCCCGACGGAGAAGATCGTCGTCGATGGGCACGGTTCGCTCGGCAACCTGGTCCGCGCCATGACGACCACGTCCGGCAGCGCGGTCGTCCCGACCGTGTGGGCGAGCCAGATCATCGACCGGGCGCGGAACGTCGCGGCGGTGCTCCAGGCCGGCGCTCAGGTGATCCCGATGGCCGCCAAACAGGTCCAGGTGGGCCGGCTAACCGGTGATCCGGCCGCCGCGTTCCGCGCCGAGGGATCGACGATCACTGCGTCGGACCCGACCTTCGACAATGTCACTTTGGACTCGAAGACCATGAGCGCGCTGGTCGTCGGGTCGCTGGAGTGGTTCCAGGACGCCCCGAACGTTGACGAGGTGGTGTCGGACGCGATCGCCCGCGCGGTCGCACTGAACATCGACCTGGTCGCCTTGCATGGCTCCATCACGACCGGGGCGGGCACCGTGAACCTGCCGACCCCGCCGAACCCGCGCGGTGTCCTCGGGGCATTGAACGCCGTCGCGGCATCCAGTGTGCTGGGTGCTCAGGCGAACGGCACCCCGCAGACGGCGCTGAGCTACTGGAACGAGATCATCGATACGTTGTTCACCGTGCGCGGGTTCAACGAGCAGCCGACCGGGGTGCTGTGGAACGCGAAGGCGGCGCAGCAGTACGCGAAGGCGTACGACTCGACTGGGCAGCCGATCGCCATGCCGACGGCGGTCGCGGAGGTGCCGCGGCTCATCACGAACCAGATCCCGAGCTACACCCAGGGCACCATGGCCAACCGGGCCACCGACGTCTTCGCAGGCGCGTGGAACCAACTCCTAATCGGCCAGCGCCTCACGTTCACGTTGCAGACGCTCACGGAGCGTTATGCGGAGAACGGCCAGGTCGGAATCGTCGCCCATTGGCGCGGCGATGTGCAGCCCGCCCGGCCGCGCGCGTTCTCCGTGTTCAAGGCGATCCAGGGAGGCTGA
- a CDS encoding tyrosine-type recombinase/integrase, with translation MVYSVNALSEHLRGHPASGEDFIFRTPAGGPCTRNVFNASVWGPARRGVGLPEVGMHDLRHFYASALIRSGLNVRVVSARLGHSNAAMTLNVYSHLWPDDEDRTRQAIDDVFTARVRSGCAQEVPKQADVIYKSAGQSA, from the coding sequence ATGGTCTACTCGGTGAACGCACTCTCTGAGCATCTGCGCGGGCACCCGGCCAGTGGTGAGGACTTCATCTTCCGCACGCCGGCCGGTGGCCCGTGCACCCGAAACGTCTTCAACGCCTCGGTGTGGGGTCCAGCGCGGCGGGGCGTCGGTCTGCCCGAGGTTGGCATGCACGACTTGCGGCACTTCTATGCGTCGGCGCTGATCCGCTCCGGCCTCAACGTGCGCGTGGTGTCCGCCCGGCTCGGGCACAGCAACGCAGCGATGACGTTGAACGTCTACAGCCACTTGTGGCCCGACGACGAAGACCGTACCCGGCAGGCGATCGACGACGTCTTTACGGCGAGAGTTCGCTCCGGATGTGCCCAAGAAGTGCCCAAGCAAGCAGACGTAATCTACAAATCCGCAGGTCAGAGTGCCTGA
- a CDS encoding class I SAM-dependent methyltransferase, with amino-acid sequence MIVTDFDAHERSRWAGRAAAYERSFGRLCAYPAEALLDAAGVRAGRRVIDVGTGPGTVAARALQRGAEVVAVDAEPDMLDAARRNAPGAELHEAVLPHLPFPAGDFDAAVANFVLNHVADPAAAVAELRRLVRPSGQVAVTIWPTPQPPLQRLWGEAVAAAGVETPADLPRLAPEHDFPRTEDGLTGLLAAAGLTDVRCLTLSWEHRADPEAWWDGPANGIGTIGLALQRQPTAVRERIRQQYDLLSARYRDNDGQLALPTAALLACARAA; translated from the coding sequence ATGATCGTCACGGACTTCGACGCGCACGAGCGGTCCCGGTGGGCGGGGCGGGCGGCGGCGTACGAGCGTAGTTTCGGCCGGCTCTGCGCGTACCCGGCGGAGGCGCTGCTGGACGCGGCGGGGGTGCGGGCCGGACGGCGGGTGATCGACGTCGGCACCGGGCCGGGCACCGTCGCGGCGCGTGCGCTGCAGCGCGGCGCCGAGGTGGTGGCGGTCGACGCGGAACCGGACATGCTGGACGCGGCCCGGCGCAACGCTCCGGGCGCCGAGCTCCACGAAGCCGTCCTGCCCCACCTGCCATTCCCGGCCGGCGATTTCGACGCGGCGGTCGCCAACTTCGTGCTCAACCACGTAGCGGACCCGGCCGCCGCCGTGGCCGAGCTGCGCCGCCTGGTGCGACCCAGCGGACAGGTGGCGGTCACTATCTGGCCGACTCCGCAGCCACCGCTGCAACGGCTCTGGGGCGAGGCGGTCGCCGCCGCCGGCGTCGAGACGCCGGCGGACCTGCCCCGCCTGGCGCCGGAGCACGACTTCCCCCGTACCGAGGACGGCCTGACCGGCCTGTTGGCGGCGGCCGGCCTGACCGACGTGCGGTGCCTGACCCTGTCCTGGGAGCACCGCGCCGACCCGGAGGCCTGGTGGGACGGCCCCGCGAACGGCATCGGGACCATCGGCCTGGCGCTGCAACGGCAGCCCACGGCGGTGCGCGAGCGGATCCGCCAGCAGTACGACCTGCTCAGCGCCCGCTACCGCGACAACGACGGGCAACTCGCGCTGCCCACCGCCGCGCTGCTGGCCTGCGCTCGGGCGGCCTGA
- a CDS encoding YciI family protein has translation MIMLYGSQQDYDAMAGRPGGKPPMSAEQVAAMHAHMESVHKELAESGELVDGRGLTAPVHARRVQLRHGAPVVTDGPYPETQEVLAGFTVVECASFDRATQIAARFVNPDADGEYVDVRPVADGIEDLDG, from the coding sequence ATGATCATGCTGTACGGATCGCAGCAGGACTACGACGCGATGGCCGGCCGCCCGGGCGGGAAGCCGCCGATGTCGGCCGAGCAGGTCGCGGCCATGCACGCGCACATGGAGTCCGTCCACAAGGAGCTGGCCGAGTCCGGCGAACTCGTCGACGGCCGGGGCCTGACGGCTCCCGTGCACGCCCGGCGGGTGCAGTTGCGGCACGGCGCCCCGGTGGTGACCGACGGGCCGTACCCGGAGACCCAGGAGGTGCTGGCCGGGTTCACGGTCGTCGAGTGCGCCAGCTTCGACCGGGCCACCCAGATCGCCGCCCGCTTCGTCAACCCCGACGCCGACGGCGAGTACGTGGACGTCCGGCCGGTCGCCGACGGCATCGAGGACCTCGACGGGTGA
- a CDS encoding COG4705 family protein, which translates to MNRSRTAKAGRAPEGTLQNKVPEVIIWFWIIKVLSTTVGESFADWINFELGVGLKATSLIFTVVLAAVLVWQLRLRRYWPPVYWLTVVVVSVTGTLYTDLLTDELQVPLALSTSVFAAVLAVVFGVWYARERTLSIHSIVTRRREAFYWLAVLVTFALGTAIGDWTIELTGWAPGTAVLLPAGLIGLIFIGWRLGANPVLSFWLAFILTRPLGANLGDWLASPTADGGLGLGTATTSVIFLAAILATVIYLTVTHKDVIEEYDASHTPTVTTRPRREHVMLGYFAIVALATALLLGWAAAQPHTRTSAEEEAPEPASTVSLAPGQATRNFPPSEIAKFRSITQDTLDKVRAGDQAGATKRITDLETAWDDDQPTLEPKDPTAWSFLDGRIDTALKAVRARHPNQATEQQALTALLDSLA; encoded by the coding sequence ATGAACAGATCACGGACGGCCAAGGCGGGGCGCGCGCCCGAGGGGACGCTGCAGAACAAGGTCCCTGAGGTCATCATCTGGTTCTGGATCATCAAGGTCCTGTCCACCACGGTGGGTGAGAGCTTCGCGGACTGGATCAACTTCGAGCTCGGCGTCGGCCTGAAAGCCACCTCGCTGATCTTCACCGTTGTCCTGGCCGCGGTCCTGGTCTGGCAGCTGCGGCTGCGCCGGTACTGGCCGCCGGTCTACTGGCTGACGGTCGTGGTGGTCAGCGTCACGGGCACGCTGTATACCGACCTCCTCACCGACGAACTGCAGGTCCCGCTCGCGCTGAGCACGAGCGTGTTCGCGGCGGTCCTCGCCGTGGTGTTCGGTGTCTGGTACGCCCGGGAACGAACCCTGTCGATCCACAGTATCGTCACCCGGCGCCGGGAGGCGTTCTACTGGCTCGCTGTTCTGGTCACCTTCGCGCTGGGCACCGCGATCGGCGACTGGACGATCGAGCTGACCGGATGGGCTCCGGGCACCGCGGTGCTGCTGCCCGCCGGGCTGATCGGCTTGATCTTCATCGGGTGGCGCCTCGGGGCCAACCCGGTGCTGTCGTTCTGGCTGGCCTTCATCCTGACCCGGCCGCTGGGCGCGAACCTGGGCGACTGGCTGGCATCGCCGACCGCCGACGGCGGACTTGGTCTCGGTACGGCGACGACAAGCGTGATCTTCCTGGCCGCGATCCTGGCCACCGTGATCTACCTGACCGTCACGCACAAGGACGTCATCGAGGAGTACGACGCGTCGCACACCCCGACCGTCACCACCCGTCCGCGCAGGGAACACGTCATGCTCGGCTACTTCGCCATCGTCGCGCTCGCCACCGCGCTGCTGCTCGGCTGGGCGGCCGCCCAACCACACACGCGCACCAGCGCGGAGGAGGAGGCGCCCGAACCCGCGTCCACGGTCTCACTCGCCCCGGGGCAGGCCACCCGAAACTTCCCACCGTCGGAGATCGCCAAGTTCCGTAGCATCACCCAGGACACCCTCGACAAGGTCCGCGCCGGCGACCAGGCCGGCGCGACCAAACGGATCACTGACCTGGAGACCGCCTGGGACGACGACCAGCCCACCCTCGAGCCCAAGGACCCGACCGCCTGGTCATTCCTCGACGGCCGCATCGACACGGCTCTCAAGGCGGTACGCGCCCGCCACCCCAACCAGGCCACCGAGCAGCAGGCCCTGACCGCCCTGCTCGACTCCCTGGCCTGA
- a CDS encoding cytochrome ubiquinol oxidase subunit I — translation MPADPAQLLPAREQMAFTLGFHIILVPFGVAFTFLMLISNARGIRRNDETALLLARRWSQVAAVLFAVGAVSGTVLSFELGLLWPRLMGTYGAAFGIPFAIEGLFFFLEAIFVAIYVYGWQRMRPWPHFWTGVPVVLSGVGGTLSVVAANAWMNQPGGFTMRDGKIVQVRPLEVIFNGAFWFEAIHMLLAAYMVAGFVVAGVYAVGMLRGRRDRYHRLGLVIPLTVAALATPVQIFVGDVVAREVFRNEPAKFAAIEAVPTTGTHVPEVLGGYYANGEVHGGIRVPSGASLLAGYSPSTRIQGLDAIPPELRPPDRLVAIVHLSFDVMVGIGTALLALSAWYALAWWRRRDLPRSRWFLRATAVSGVLAVVALEAGWVVTEVGRQPWTVVGHLLTRDAVTTSGNVWLFFAATVALYTAVGATTVYVLRLLRRRWRDQGGAAEADVPYGPPRASESAPAGGQA, via the coding sequence GTGCCCGCCGATCCGGCGCAGCTGCTGCCGGCGCGGGAGCAGATGGCCTTCACGCTCGGCTTCCACATCATCCTGGTGCCGTTCGGGGTGGCCTTCACATTCCTGATGCTGATCTCGAACGCCCGTGGCATTCGCCGGAACGACGAGACTGCCCTGCTGCTGGCCCGACGTTGGTCGCAGGTGGCGGCGGTGCTGTTCGCCGTCGGCGCGGTGTCAGGCACGGTGCTGTCGTTCGAGCTCGGGCTGCTCTGGCCGCGACTGATGGGCACCTACGGCGCGGCGTTCGGCATCCCCTTCGCGATCGAGGGTCTGTTCTTCTTCCTGGAGGCGATCTTCGTCGCCATCTACGTCTACGGGTGGCAGCGGATGCGCCCATGGCCGCACTTCTGGACCGGGGTGCCGGTGGTGCTGTCCGGAGTCGGCGGCACGCTGTCGGTGGTCGCGGCGAACGCCTGGATGAACCAGCCGGGCGGGTTCACCATGCGGGACGGCAAGATCGTGCAGGTCCGCCCACTGGAGGTGATCTTCAACGGCGCGTTCTGGTTTGAGGCCATCCACATGCTGCTGGCCGCATACATGGTCGCCGGGTTCGTCGTCGCCGGCGTGTACGCGGTCGGGATGCTGCGCGGCCGCCGCGACCGGTACCACCGGCTCGGCCTGGTGATACCGCTGACCGTCGCGGCGCTGGCCACCCCGGTGCAGATCTTCGTCGGCGACGTCGTCGCGCGCGAGGTCTTCCGGAACGAACCGGCGAAGTTCGCCGCGATCGAGGCCGTCCCGACCACGGGCACCCACGTGCCGGAGGTGCTGGGCGGCTACTACGCGAACGGGGAGGTGCACGGCGGCATCAGGGTTCCCTCGGGGGCCTCACTGTTGGCCGGCTACTCGCCGTCAACCCGTATCCAGGGCCTGGACGCCATCCCACCCGAGCTACGGCCGCCGGACCGGCTGGTCGCGATCGTCCACCTGAGCTTCGACGTCATGGTCGGCATCGGCACGGCGCTGCTGGCCCTCTCCGCCTGGTATGCCCTGGCCTGGTGGCGCCGCCGCGACCTGCCGCGCAGCAGATGGTTCCTGCGGGCGACCGCGGTCAGTGGCGTGCTAGCGGTGGTGGCGCTGGAGGCGGGCTGGGTGGTCACCGAGGTCGGCCGACAGCCGTGGACCGTCGTCGGTCACCTCCTCACCCGGGACGCGGTCACCACGTCCGGCAACGTGTGGCTGTTCTTCGCCGCCACCGTCGCGCTGTATACCGCGGTCGGCGCCACCACCGTGTACGTCCTGCGACTGCTGCGTCGCCGCTGGCGCGACCAGGGCGGGGCGGCCGAGGCGGACGTGCCCTACGGCCCGCCCCGGGCCTCGGAGTCCGCGCCTGCGGGAGGTCAGGCGTGA
- a CDS encoding cytochrome d ubiquinol oxidase subunit II, with product MSTFAAVVLFIGVTAYAVLGGADYGAGFWDLTAGGARRGQGPRHLIDHTLAPVWEANHVWLIFCLVMLWTGFPSAFAAIMTTLYIPLGLAALGIVVRGSGFAFRKVVVKTDQQRATGAAFATSSVLTPFFLGTVAGGIASGRVPADGHGNPVTSWVNPTSLLGGVLAVGVCAFVAAVFLTAEARTHADARLERWFRRRAQASAVATGAVALAGIGILHADTGRLFSGLTGRGLPLVLVSAACGLASLALLHRAAPRLLQALAVSAAGTVVIGWGVAQYPYLLGTHLRIDEAAAPEATLVSLTLVAAAALVLVVPAMALLFVLHQRGRLDTA from the coding sequence GTGAGTACGTTCGCCGCCGTCGTGCTGTTCATCGGCGTCACCGCCTACGCCGTGCTCGGCGGCGCGGACTACGGTGCCGGCTTCTGGGATCTCACCGCCGGTGGTGCGCGACGGGGGCAGGGCCCCCGGCACCTGATCGACCACACGCTGGCACCGGTGTGGGAGGCCAACCACGTGTGGCTGATCTTCTGCCTGGTGATGCTCTGGACCGGCTTCCCGTCCGCGTTCGCCGCGATCATGACCACGCTCTACATCCCGCTGGGCCTCGCCGCGCTGGGCATCGTGGTCCGCGGCAGCGGGTTCGCATTCCGAAAGGTGGTGGTGAAGACCGACCAACAGCGGGCGACCGGGGCGGCGTTCGCCACCTCGTCGGTGCTCACGCCCTTCTTCCTCGGCACGGTCGCCGGCGGAATCGCCTCCGGCCGGGTGCCCGCCGACGGACACGGCAACCCGGTGACCAGCTGGGTCAACCCGACGTCGCTGCTCGGCGGGGTGCTCGCGGTCGGGGTGTGCGCGTTCGTCGCCGCGGTGTTCCTCACCGCCGAGGCCCGTACCCACGCCGACGCCCGCCTGGAACGCTGGTTCCGCCGTCGAGCCCAGGCCAGCGCCGTGGCGACCGGCGCCGTGGCCCTGGCGGGCATCGGCATCCTGCACGCCGATACCGGGCGCCTGTTCTCCGGGCTGACCGGCCGCGGCCTGCCGCTGGTGCTGGTCTCCGCGGCGTGCGGGCTGGCCAGCCTCGCCCTGCTGCACCGGGCGGCGCCCCGGTTGCTGCAGGCGCTCGCCGTCAGCGCGGCGGGCACGGTGGTGATCGGCTGGGGCGTCGCGCAGTACCCGTACCTGCTGGGCACCCACCTGCGCATCGACGAGGCCGCCGCTCCCGAAGCCACCCTGGTGTCGCTCACCCTCGTCGCCGCCGCGGCGCTCGTGCTCGTCGTGCCGGCCATGGCGCTGCTGTTCGTCCTGCACCAGCGTGGTCGTCTGGACACCGCCTGA
- a CDS encoding RNA polymerase sigma factor has translation MPGDTVEDLLRRLAPQVLGALVRRYGHFDTAEDATQEALLAAATRWPADGRPDDPKAWLITVASRRLTDLLRAEQARRRREDTVARRLPPDRWLAPAADSTPADADDTLILLFLCCHPSLPPAGQIALTLRAVGGLSTAEVARAFLVPEATMTRRITRAKQRIRDSGLPFTPPVGADRAARLDAVLHVLYLIFNEGYASTSGPQLHRADLCAEAIRLARMLHELTDDTEVTGLLALMLLTDARTPARTGPGGELVPMAEQDRGRWRGEQITEGVALVSRALPRGAVGAYQLQAAIAALHDEAPSMDATDWPQVVALYELLLEVADNPVVRLNHAVAVAMARGPRAGLDLLDGLAADRRLADDPRLPAARAHLLELAGEPEAARQAYLAAARWSMNLPQQRYLHSRAAQLAPLSAL, from the coding sequence ATGCCCGGTGACACCGTCGAGGACCTGCTGCGCCGCCTGGCGCCGCAGGTCCTCGGCGCGCTCGTCCGCCGGTACGGGCACTTCGACACCGCCGAGGACGCCACCCAGGAGGCGCTGCTCGCCGCCGCCACCCGGTGGCCCGCCGACGGCCGCCCCGACGACCCGAAGGCCTGGCTGATCACGGTCGCCTCCCGCCGGCTGACCGACCTGCTCCGCGCCGAGCAGGCCCGCCGTCGCCGCGAGGACACCGTCGCCCGTCGGCTGCCGCCCGACCGGTGGCTCGCCCCGGCCGCGGACAGTACGCCGGCCGACGCCGACGACACCCTGATCCTGCTCTTCCTCTGCTGCCACCCGTCGCTGCCCCCGGCCGGGCAGATCGCGCTCACCCTGCGCGCGGTCGGCGGCCTGAGCACGGCCGAGGTGGCCCGGGCGTTCCTGGTGCCGGAGGCGACCATGACCCGCCGGATCACCCGGGCGAAGCAGCGCATCCGCGACAGCGGCCTGCCGTTCACGCCGCCGGTCGGGGCGGACCGGGCCGCCCGCCTGGACGCCGTCCTGCACGTGCTCTACCTGATCTTCAACGAGGGGTACGCCAGCACGTCGGGGCCGCAGCTGCACCGCGCCGACCTGTGCGCCGAGGCGATCCGGCTGGCCCGCATGCTGCACGAGCTGACCGACGATACCGAGGTGACCGGGCTGCTGGCGCTGATGTTGCTCACCGACGCCCGTACCCCCGCCCGGACCGGCCCGGGCGGCGAGCTGGTGCCGATGGCCGAACAGGACCGCGGGCGCTGGCGGGGCGAGCAGATCACCGAGGGCGTCGCCCTGGTCAGCCGTGCGCTGCCCCGAGGCGCGGTCGGCGCGTACCAGCTCCAGGCGGCCATCGCCGCCCTGCACGACGAGGCGCCGAGCATGGACGCGACGGACTGGCCGCAGGTCGTGGCCCTCTACGAGCTGCTGCTGGAGGTCGCCGACAACCCGGTGGTCCGGCTCAACCACGCCGTGGCGGTGGCGATGGCCAGGGGTCCGCGGGCCGGGCTCGACCTGCTCGACGGGCTGGCCGCCGACCGGCGGCTCGCCGACGACCCGCGGCTGCCCGCGGCCCGGGCACACCTGCTGGAACTGGCCGGGGAACCGGAGGCGGCGCGGCAGGCGTACCTGGCGGCGGCGCGGTGGTCGATGAACCTGCCGCAGCAGCGGTACCTGCACTCGCGGGCAGCCCAGTTAGCCCCGTTATCGGCTCTCTGA